In one window of Musa acuminata AAA Group cultivar baxijiao chromosome BXJ3-2, Cavendish_Baxijiao_AAA, whole genome shotgun sequence DNA:
- the LOC135630917 gene encoding LOB domain-containing protein 40-like, with protein sequence MSCNGCRVLRKGCSDGCTIRPCLQWIRSPEAQANATVFLAKFYGRAGLINLINAGPPHLRPAIYRSLLYEACGRIIDPVYGSVGLLWSGSWRVCQAAVESVLLRGEPATRFPADATAPKPYDIRYMTRIPSDNGDGANCDLHKATANSRVRFKRSANALRPPSSPSSDPFAEGMHQTEAEGKLPEETVQEDDADELDLTLGFEPTARGAAGGRGPVIRQNGEGTAWFSEGCPEDLRLRLR encoded by the exons ATGAGTTGCAATGGGTGTCGGGTCCTCCGGAAAGGGTGCAGCGATGGCTGCACCATCCGCCCTTGCCTTCAGTGGATAAGGAGCCCCGAAGCCCAGGCAAACGCCACCGTCTTCCTCGCCAAGTTCTACGGCCGTGCCGGCCTCATCAACCTCATAAACGCCGGTCCCCCTCATCTACGCCCTG CTATTTACCGGTCGCTGTTATACGAGGCCTGCGGGAGGATTATTGACCCCGTCTACGGCTCCGTCGGCTTGCTCTGGTCCGGCAGCTGGCGGGTCTGCCAGGCCGCCGTCGAGTCCGTGCTGCTGAGGGGCGAGCCAGCCACCCGTTTCCCAGCTGACGCGACCGCCCCCAAGCCGTACGACATCCGCTACATGACAAGGATCCCCTCTGACAACGGCGACGGGGCCAACTGCGACCTCCACAAGGCGACGGCCAACTCCCGGGTCCGGTTCAAGCGCTCCGCTAACGCCCTGAGGCCACCCTCCTCGCCAAGTTCTGACCCGTTCGCTGAGGGGATGCATCAGACCGAGGCGGAGGGAAAGCTGCCGGAAGAGACGGTGCAGGAGGACGATGCTGATGAGCTGGACCTCACTCTTGGGTTCGAACCGACAGCACGGGGAGCAGCCGGTGGACGTGGACCAGTAATACGACAGAACGGGGAGGGGACGGCCTGGTTCTCCGAGGGGTGTCCAGAGGATCTGCGGCTGAGACTGCGTTGA